The segment CGGGCTCGACGTCTGCCAGCAACTCCATAACGCGGGGGCTCAGCAGGTAGCGGCCGAACACGGCCAGGTTGCTGGGGGCATCTTCGAGCGCGGGCTTCTCGACCAGCGAGTCCACCTTCCAAACATCCGAGGCCACCTCGCATCCGGCGATGATGCCGAATCGGCTCACCTGGTCGTCGGGCACGGGCATGACCGCGATGACGCTCGCGCCGCCGTGCGCGTCGGAAACCTCCTGCATCCGGGGAAGCATGCGGTTGTCGGGAACCAGCACATCGCCCAGAAGCACGTAGAACGGCTCGCTTCCGGTCTTCTCGTGCGCGCAGCGGATCGCGTGGCCCAGCCCCAGCGCCTCGTCCTGGTACACGTAGCCGACGTTGAGGTTTCCGGCCCGCTCGACCTGGTCGGCGTAGGCGTCCTTGCCGCGTTCGCGCAGCAGCGCCACCAGCTCGGGGTCGGGCGTGAAATGGTCCTCGATCGCCTTCTTGGAGCGGCTGTTGATGATGACCACCTCGTCGGCCGCCGAGGCGAGCCCCTCTTCGACCACGTATTGGATCGCAGGACGGTCGACGACGAGCAGCATCTCTTTCGGCAGGGCCTTCGTGGCGGGCAGAAACCGCGTACCGAGCCCCGCTGCGGGAATCAAAGCCTTCATGACACCGGAACCTTTCTGCCGCCCGTGGCGGCGAACGAGCCTATCGCTTTTCGGGATGCGCGCGGGCTATTTCCCTTTGCCGCGCGCGGCCAGCTCTTCTTCGAGCACCGCGATCTGCGCTTCGGTCTTCTTCATCCCGCGCACGATCATGGCCACGTACACGAACAGGACGGCCCACAGAAGCGCGTAGGCGCCGATGACGAACGGGGCGGAGGGCAGGATGGTGCTGTAGATATCTGCAAGGATGGGGTTCATGGCTTGTCTCCTAGTCTTCCAACTGCTGCTTCAGGGCCTCGACGCGCTCGGCCATGCGGATCTGACGGAACCTCAAACGGTACAGCGCGAACATGATCAGCACCATGCCGATCAGCGCAAGGGCGACGCAAAGGGCCATCTCGGGCGTCATGCCGCCCTCGCGCACGACGACGGGGTGCTTCCCGTCGGGGATGAAGCGCGTGATCATCATCGTGATGGGCGCGTCGACGAAGGCGATGATGCCGATGACCGCCGAGTACGTCGCGCGGCGCTCGGGCTCGTCGATGGAGTTGCGCAGGACGAAGTACGCGATGCACAGCAGCATGAGGATGAGGTAGGTGGTCAGGCGCGGATCCCACGTCCACCACACGCCCCACTCGAAGCGGGTCCACAGGTCTCCCGTGATCATGGTCCCGATGACGAAGATGAGCGACACCTCCATGCCCACCTTGGCGCAGGTGTCGAACCGCTGCTCTTTCGTGCGGAGGAACTGGACGCTGTAGTACAGAACCGCCGTGAGGGCGACGAACGAGACCACGGCGACCGGCATATGGAAGAAGAAGATCTTCTGCGACAGCAGAAGCTTGTTGGTGACCAGCTCTCCCCCGATGTACTCGAACCCGTTCACCTGGGCGCCGTGAACCGGCGCGATCAGGAAAAACGCGTCGAGGAACGCCAGCGTGGTGAGGACGGCCCCCGCGATGGCCGCGAACACGACCAGTCGATCGGGCCATTGGCCGGCTTCGGGAACGCGGAAGCGCCCCTTCGCTTCTTTGGACATACTGCTCCTTTATCTCGTACCAGCTTCCGCTGATTCCAACACAACCTCGACTCCCGCGCACAGGCCCGCAACAGGTCCGCCGCCGCACGGCGGACGGACGGCTGCGGCGAGGGCCCGCCTAGGCGCTCACGGCGAAATCGTAAAGCACCCAGCACACGGCCAGCATGACGACATCGTAGGCCGCCGCCATGATAACCGAGGTGCCGTACGTGTCCATCCAGAACTCCCCGCCCGAAAGCGCGCTGGTCGTCGCAGAGACGCAGGCGAACAGCAGCGGATAGGCAAGCGGGACGAACAGAATGGCCAGCATCACGTCTTTTCCGCGCGTGTTGATGGTGATGGTGGACAGCATCGTGCCCACGCCCGCAACCCCCACCGTGCCCAGGACCAACGGAACCGCAGACCACAGCGCGTTGGGCGAAAGCTCGGTCGAAGTGAGGAAGAAAAAGTAGAACAGAGGTATGGACAGCGCTTCGACCACGAGGAGGAACAGCAGGTTCGACGTCGCCTTGGCCAAATAGACCACCGAGCGGTCGAGCGGGACGAGCAGGATGCCCTCCAGGCAGCCCTGCTCCTTCTCGTGGGAAAACGAGCGGTTCAGCCCCAGAAGCGAGGTGAACACGATGAGGGACCACAGAAGCCCCCCGCTCATGCGCGCGATGTCGATGCGCTCGGCGGACAGGCCGAACGCCGCGCCGTACACGACGATGACCAGGAGGGAGTAGATGCCCATCGACGTGAGCATCTCCTTGGTGCGGAATTCCTGGCGCAGATCCTTCGCCAGGAGGTTGCGATACTGCTGGAACGTCGAGGGGCGCTTGAGCCTGACGCCGTCCATCACGCCACCCCCATTCCCACCGTCTCGCGGTACAGCTGCGAGAACTCGTCGAAGTCGATGCGGTCCTTGGAGTCGAAGGCGACCACCCGGCCCTTCGCCAGCACGAGGGCGTGCGTGCACATGTCGAACCCTTTGCGAAGGTCGTGGCTGACCATCACGAAGGTGCGGCGCTCACGGACCGACTCTATGAGGTCGTCGAAGATCTCGACCGCATGAGGGTCGAGCCCCGAATACGGCTCGTCGAGAAACACCACGTCCGGGTCGTGGACCAGGGCGCGGGCGATGGACATGCGCTGCGTCATGCCGCGCGAGAACGTGCGCACCGGATCGAGCCGGCGGTGCTTCAGGCCCACCGCGTCGAGCAGCGCAAGCACGCGGTCGCGCGGATCGATCACGCCGTAGAGCTGCGCATACAGCATCAGGTTCTCTTCGGCGGACAGATCGGGGTAGATCATGGACTGGTGCGAGATGAGCCCCACGTGGTCGCGCGCCCGATCGGGCTCTTCCACGATATCGAGCCCCATCACCCGCGCCGTGCCCTCCGTCGGGCGGTTGAGCGTGGACAGCATCCGCAAAAGCGTGGTCTTACCCGCCCCGTTGGGGCCGAAGATCGACAGGAACGCACCCTGGGGAAGATCGAACGACACCCGATCGACCGCCTTGCGCGTGCCGAAGATCTTGGTGAGCTTCCTCGCCTCGATCGCGTTTTCCGCGGGCTGCGATTCCCCCGCTTCGCGATCGAGCGCCGCTGCGTCTGTCGATGCCATGCGCTATCCCTTACGCGCCTGCAGGTCCATCCGAACCCTGGGCGCCCTGTGCCTTCCCGCTGCCGTCTTCTTCAACTGCCACCATATCATCTTTGCGCGGAGAGCGCCGACCGCACACGGCGAGCAGGCCGCCGACCACCAGCAGGCCGAAGCCCCACCACACGCACTGGATGAGCGGGTTGACGCGCACATCCATAGACAGGTCGCCCTCGGAATTCACGCCGCGGTACACCACGAACAGGTCCTCGTCGGCGAAGCTGAGCACCGAGGCGTTCAGCTTCTGCTCCTGGGTCATCTGATCGACGACGACCTGGGGATGCGCCTGGCCGACCAGCTGCCCGTTCTTGTACACGTCGAAGTCGGTCTCGTAGGTCACCTTGTAGGATGCGTCGTCGGGGTTCACGCTGGAGCCGACGAAGCGCAGCTCGTACTCCTGGATGGAAAACGTTTCAGTCGACGAGTCGGTCGCCTCGTCGTAATCGACGTAGTCGGTCTTCTCGGTCACGTACATGGAGGATCCGATGAGACCCACCAAGATGACGCCCATCGCCACGTGGGTGAGGAACCCGCCCAGCGTCGAGGGGCGGTTGCGAAACGCCGCGAACAGCGCGCCCGGGCCGGACACCCCCTTGTTCCTCGCATACGAGCGCACACCGCGGATCAGCATGAACAGCGAATTGAAGAACAGCATGCTGGCCACGAGCAAACCGATGACGGCGAGCCCGTTATAGTACCACGACGGACCCTGCTCGAGCATATCGTTAGCCGCCGTCGACCCCGACATGACCATGGCGTTGTAGGCCGGGTACAGGTTCGTGGCCCAATACGCCATCAGCAGGGCGAACATGACCAACGCGCAGATAAACGGGGCCTTGGCGTCTTTCAGGAAACGGGCGCGATCGGTCTTGCCCCAGCTGAGCATGGGTCCGACCGCCATGATGAACAGGTAGAAGATACCCAGCGGATGGGCGATGGCGTTGTAGGCGGTCTTGCCCAGCGAATCGCCGCCGAAGGGGAGCCAGCTGGGAAGCGCCTGGGAGATGGTCATGTACGTGAGCACCAGCGTGAACATGATCATGATCACGTTGTTGAAATAGTACGCCGCATCCTTGGAGATCATGTTCTCCACGTCGTCGGCGCCCTCGGTGTCGGGCCCGAACTGCTTCCAGCGCACGACCAGGCCGACGATGCCCGCAAGCACGGACACGACGATGAGCGCGCCGAACAGCCACAGCGAAACAGGATCGCCCTCGAAGGCGTGAACCGACTGCACCAGGCCGGAACGCGAGATGAACGTGCCGACGATCACGAACGCGAACGCGAGGCACGCGCACATGACGGCCCAGCGCTTGAACGCGCCCCGCTGGCGGTAGACGGTGAAGGTATGGATGAGCGCGACCCCCACCAGCCACGACAGGAGGCTGGCGGTCTCGACGGCGTCCCATCCCCAGTAGCCGCCCCAGCCGAGGACGACGTAGGCCCAAACCGAGCCGAGGCCGATGCCGATGCCCAGGAAGATCCACGACACCATGGTGAAGCGCTGCGCCCGATCGACCCACAGACGCGACGCGTCGCCCATGACGAGCGCTGCGATCGCATAGCCGAACGCGACGGTCATGCCGGCGTAGCCGACGAACAGCATGGGGGGATGGATGACCATGGCCCAGTGCTCGAGCAGCGAGTTCATGGCGTTCAGGGAAGCCGAGGCGGTCAGCTTGCCCTCGGCGTTGAAGTAGTTCGCGGGAGTGGGCTCGAAGGGCATGTTCACCTGCGAGAACGTGAGCACGCCC is part of the Berryella intestinalis genome and harbors:
- a CDS encoding UTP--glucose-1-phosphate uridylyltransferase, which produces MKALIPAAGLGTRFLPATKALPKEMLLVVDRPAIQYVVEEGLASAADEVVIINSRSKKAIEDHFTPDPELVALLRERGKDAYADQVERAGNLNVGYVYQDEALGLGHAIRCAHEKTGSEPFYVLLGDVLVPDNRMLPRMQEVSDAHGGASVIAVMPVPDDQVSRFGIIAGCEVASDVWKVDSLVEKPALEDAPSNLAVFGRYLLSPRVMELLADVEPGVGGEIQLTDALDAVLREEEMYALVVDPKDGFDTGTVESWLETNNILFERSRSRE
- a CDS encoding heme exporter protein CcmB, producing MDGVRLKRPSTFQQYRNLLAKDLRQEFRTKEMLTSMGIYSLLVIVVYGAAFGLSAERIDIARMSGGLLWSLIVFTSLLGLNRSFSHEKEQGCLEGILLVPLDRSVVYLAKATSNLLFLLVVEALSIPLFYFFFLTSTELSPNALWSAVPLVLGTVGVAGVGTMLSTITINTRGKDVMLAILFVPLAYPLLFACVSATTSALSGGEFWMDTYGTSVIMAAAYDVVMLAVCWVLYDFAVSA
- a CDS encoding ABC transporter ATP-binding protein gives rise to the protein MASTDAAALDREAGESQPAENAIEARKLTKIFGTRKAVDRVSFDLPQGAFLSIFGPNGAGKTTLLRMLSTLNRPTEGTARVMGLDIVEEPDRARDHVGLISHQSMIYPDLSAEENLMLYAQLYGVIDPRDRVLALLDAVGLKHRRLDPVRTFSRGMTQRMSIARALVHDPDVVFLDEPYSGLDPHAVEIFDDLIESVRERRTFVMVSHDLRKGFDMCTHALVLAKGRVVAFDSKDRIDFDEFSQLYRETVGMGVA
- a CDS encoding heme lyase CcmF/NrfE family subunit: MATLGFSLLVVSFAAAVASIAAFAFGHILYLREKKAAAKDKPAHSARAALANRIGRIGTVVTMLALLACCLVLVYCFFAGDYSIKYVLSERSLNTSGLAWLYKLSGLWAGREGSLLFWAWLIALFETAVVLATRKKRSQIDNVALAVIQLVVVAFVGVLTFSQVNMPFEPTPANYFNAEGKLTASASLNAMNSLLEHWAMVIHPPMLFVGYAGMTVAFGYAIAALVMGDASRLWVDRAQRFTMVSWIFLGIGIGLGSVWAYVVLGWGGYWGWDAVETASLLSWLVGVALIHTFTVYRQRGAFKRWAVMCACLAFAFVIVGTFISRSGLVQSVHAFEGDPVSLWLFGALIVVSVLAGIVGLVVRWKQFGPDTEGADDVENMISKDAAYYFNNVIMIMFTLVLTYMTISQALPSWLPFGGDSLGKTAYNAIAHPLGIFYLFIMAVGPMLSWGKTDRARFLKDAKAPFICALVMFALLMAYWATNLYPAYNAMVMSGSTAANDMLEQGPSWYYNGLAVIGLLVASMLFFNSLFMLIRGVRSYARNKGVSGPGALFAAFRNRPSTLGGFLTHVAMGVILVGLIGSSMYVTEKTDYVDYDEATDSSTETFSIQEYELRFVGSSVNPDDASYKVTYETDFDVYKNGQLVGQAHPQVVVDQMTQEQKLNASVLSFADEDLFVVYRGVNSEGDLSMDVRVNPLIQCVWWGFGLLVVGGLLAVCGRRSPRKDDMVAVEEDGSGKAQGAQGSDGPAGA
- the ccsA gene encoding cytochrome c biogenesis protein CcsA; the encoded protein is MSKEAKGRFRVPEAGQWPDRLVVFAAIAGAVLTTLAFLDAFFLIAPVHGAQVNGFEYIGGELVTNKLLLSQKIFFFHMPVAVVSFVALTAVLYYSVQFLRTKEQRFDTCAKVGMEVSLIFVIGTMITGDLWTRFEWGVWWTWDPRLTTYLILMLLCIAYFVLRNSIDEPERRATYSAVIGIIAFVDAPITMMITRFIPDGKHPVVVREGGMTPEMALCVALALIGMVLIMFALYRLRFRQIRMAERVEALKQQLED